The Oncorhynchus tshawytscha isolate Ot180627B linkage group LG08, Otsh_v2.0, whole genome shotgun sequence genome window below encodes:
- the LOC112255951 gene encoding uncharacterized protein LOC112255951 isoform X4, which yields MAQSKSGNKRKSIWPPRDMEKRPQPWAGPHPFADEIQDVQQPGKDGNEPQTLTGQTEKTKGEKAPLGATRGGLSQPSSSLAWPPSLTSAQTVVVSPLSRPEGPWPRALTLEGAGSERGALVQRLAGLEKEAQRLRRILGSNAPPATQDTVVMTEAASGDKASGGVGAETTVAMVTKQDPKECESSASPGIPGLVVEGVQPQREQPELGRLRREKADPQSRLRQTDSPVTRDQSSRIVQENLHKMRGNVVALLSAILPHLDLQGISLDTPDVDSILQQIIDANSLSPL from the exons ATGGCACAGTCCAAGTCTGG aAACAAGCGGAAGTCAATATGGCCGCCCAGGGACATGGAAAAGAGACCACAACCATGGGCGGGTCCACACCCATTCGCCGACGAGATCCAAGATGTGCAACAACCTGGGAAAGACGGCAACGAACCACAGACACTGACTGGGCAGACAGAGAAGACCAAGGGGGAAAAGGCACCACTCGGGGCCACCAGAGGAGGCCTTTCCCAGCCCAGCTCCAGCCTTGCCtggcctccctccctcacttcagCCCAGACGGTGGTGGTGTCCCCCCTGAGTCGTCCGGAGGGCCCCTGGCCCCGGGCTCTGACCCTGGAGGGAGCTGGTTCAGAAAGGGGAGCCCTGGTCCAGAGACTGGCTGGACTGGAGAAGGAGGCTCAGAGGCTGAGGAGGATACTGGGTTCCAACGCACCCCCAGCAACGCAGGACACTGTGGTGATGACAGAGGCTGCCTCTGGGGATAAGGCATCTGGTGGGGTGGGGGCGGAGACAACGGTGGCCATGGTAACCAAACAGGACCCAAAGGAG TGTGAGAGCTCAGCTTCCCCTGGCATACCAGGGCTGGTTGTGGAGGGCGTCCAGCCCCAGAGAGAGCAGCCTGAGCTGGGCAGGCTGAGGAGGGAGAAGGCTGACCCCCAGAGCAGGctgagacagactgacagccCAGTAACCAGGGACCAGAGCTCCCG CATTGTGCAAGAGAACCTCCACAAAATGCGAGGGAACGTGGTGGCTCTGCTGTCAGCCATCCTGCCCCACCTGGACCTGCAGGGCATCAGCCTGGACACGCCAGACGTAGACAGCATCCTGCAGCAGATCATAGACGCCAACTCACTGTCTCCACTCTAG
- the LOC112255951 gene encoding uncharacterized protein LOC112255951 isoform X3 — MAQSKSGRNKRKSIWPPRDMEKRPQPWAGPHPFADEIQDVQQPGKDGNEPQTLTGQTEKTKGEKAPLGATRGGLSQPSSSLAWPPSLTSAQTVVVSPLSRPEGPWPRALTLEGAGSERGALVQRLAGLEKEAQRLRRILGSNAPPATQDTVVMTEAASGDKASGGVGAETTVAMVTKQDPKECESSASPGIPGLVVEGVQPQREQPELGRLRREKADPQSRLRQTDSPVTRDQSSRIVQENLHKMRGNVVALLSAILPHLDLQGISLDTPDVDSILQQIIDANSLSPL; from the exons ATGGCACAGTCCAAGTCTGG cagaAACAAGCGGAAGTCAATATGGCCGCCCAGGGACATGGAAAAGAGACCACAACCATGGGCGGGTCCACACCCATTCGCCGACGAGATCCAAGATGTGCAACAACCTGGGAAAGACGGCAACGAACCACAGACACTGACTGGGCAGACAGAGAAGACCAAGGGGGAAAAGGCACCACTCGGGGCCACCAGAGGAGGCCTTTCCCAGCCCAGCTCCAGCCTTGCCtggcctccctccctcacttcagCCCAGACGGTGGTGGTGTCCCCCCTGAGTCGTCCGGAGGGCCCCTGGCCCCGGGCTCTGACCCTGGAGGGAGCTGGTTCAGAAAGGGGAGCCCTGGTCCAGAGACTGGCTGGACTGGAGAAGGAGGCTCAGAGGCTGAGGAGGATACTGGGTTCCAACGCACCCCCAGCAACGCAGGACACTGTGGTGATGACAGAGGCTGCCTCTGGGGATAAGGCATCTGGTGGGGTGGGGGCGGAGACAACGGTGGCCATGGTAACCAAACAGGACCCAAAGGAG TGTGAGAGCTCAGCTTCCCCTGGCATACCAGGGCTGGTTGTGGAGGGCGTCCAGCCCCAGAGAGAGCAGCCTGAGCTGGGCAGGCTGAGGAGGGAGAAGGCTGACCCCCAGAGCAGGctgagacagactgacagccCAGTAACCAGGGACCAGAGCTCCCG CATTGTGCAAGAGAACCTCCACAAAATGCGAGGGAACGTGGTGGCTCTGCTGTCAGCCATCCTGCCCCACCTGGACCTGCAGGGCATCAGCCTGGACACGCCAGACGTAGACAGCATCCTGCAGCAGATCATAGACGCCAACTCACTGTCTCCACTCTAG
- the LOC112255951 gene encoding uncharacterized protein LOC112255951 isoform X1, whose translation MAQSKSGSETCAPTRACKRSYSRNKRKSIWPPRDMEKRPQPWAGPHPFADEIQDVQQPGKDGNEPQTLTGQTEKTKGEKAPLGATRGGLSQPSSSLAWPPSLTSAQTVVVSPLSRPEGPWPRALTLEGAGSERGALVQRLAGLEKEAQRLRRILGSNAPPATQDTVVMTEAASGDKASGGVGAETTVAMVTKQDPKECESSASPGIPGLVVEGVQPQREQPELGRLRREKADPQSRLRQTDSPVTRDQSSRIVQENLHKMRGNVVALLSAILPHLDLQGISLDTPDVDSILQQIIDANSLSPL comes from the exons ATGGCACAGTCCAAGTCTGGGTCAGAGACATGCGCACCCACACGCGCATGCAAACGctcatacag cagaAACAAGCGGAAGTCAATATGGCCGCCCAGGGACATGGAAAAGAGACCACAACCATGGGCGGGTCCACACCCATTCGCCGACGAGATCCAAGATGTGCAACAACCTGGGAAAGACGGCAACGAACCACAGACACTGACTGGGCAGACAGAGAAGACCAAGGGGGAAAAGGCACCACTCGGGGCCACCAGAGGAGGCCTTTCCCAGCCCAGCTCCAGCCTTGCCtggcctccctccctcacttcagCCCAGACGGTGGTGGTGTCCCCCCTGAGTCGTCCGGAGGGCCCCTGGCCCCGGGCTCTGACCCTGGAGGGAGCTGGTTCAGAAAGGGGAGCCCTGGTCCAGAGACTGGCTGGACTGGAGAAGGAGGCTCAGAGGCTGAGGAGGATACTGGGTTCCAACGCACCCCCAGCAACGCAGGACACTGTGGTGATGACAGAGGCTGCCTCTGGGGATAAGGCATCTGGTGGGGTGGGGGCGGAGACAACGGTGGCCATGGTAACCAAACAGGACCCAAAGGAG TGTGAGAGCTCAGCTTCCCCTGGCATACCAGGGCTGGTTGTGGAGGGCGTCCAGCCCCAGAGAGAGCAGCCTGAGCTGGGCAGGCTGAGGAGGGAGAAGGCTGACCCCCAGAGCAGGctgagacagactgacagccCAGTAACCAGGGACCAGAGCTCCCG CATTGTGCAAGAGAACCTCCACAAAATGCGAGGGAACGTGGTGGCTCTGCTGTCAGCCATCCTGCCCCACCTGGACCTGCAGGGCATCAGCCTGGACACGCCAGACGTAGACAGCATCCTGCAGCAGATCATAGACGCCAACTCACTGTCTCCACTCTAG
- the LOC112255951 gene encoding uncharacterized protein LOC112255951 isoform X2: MAQSKSGSETCAPTRACKRSYRNKRKSIWPPRDMEKRPQPWAGPHPFADEIQDVQQPGKDGNEPQTLTGQTEKTKGEKAPLGATRGGLSQPSSSLAWPPSLTSAQTVVVSPLSRPEGPWPRALTLEGAGSERGALVQRLAGLEKEAQRLRRILGSNAPPATQDTVVMTEAASGDKASGGVGAETTVAMVTKQDPKECESSASPGIPGLVVEGVQPQREQPELGRLRREKADPQSRLRQTDSPVTRDQSSRIVQENLHKMRGNVVALLSAILPHLDLQGISLDTPDVDSILQQIIDANSLSPL; encoded by the exons ATGGCACAGTCCAAGTCTGGGTCAGAGACATGCGCACCCACACGCGCATGCAAACGctcatacag aAACAAGCGGAAGTCAATATGGCCGCCCAGGGACATGGAAAAGAGACCACAACCATGGGCGGGTCCACACCCATTCGCCGACGAGATCCAAGATGTGCAACAACCTGGGAAAGACGGCAACGAACCACAGACACTGACTGGGCAGACAGAGAAGACCAAGGGGGAAAAGGCACCACTCGGGGCCACCAGAGGAGGCCTTTCCCAGCCCAGCTCCAGCCTTGCCtggcctccctccctcacttcagCCCAGACGGTGGTGGTGTCCCCCCTGAGTCGTCCGGAGGGCCCCTGGCCCCGGGCTCTGACCCTGGAGGGAGCTGGTTCAGAAAGGGGAGCCCTGGTCCAGAGACTGGCTGGACTGGAGAAGGAGGCTCAGAGGCTGAGGAGGATACTGGGTTCCAACGCACCCCCAGCAACGCAGGACACTGTGGTGATGACAGAGGCTGCCTCTGGGGATAAGGCATCTGGTGGGGTGGGGGCGGAGACAACGGTGGCCATGGTAACCAAACAGGACCCAAAGGAG TGTGAGAGCTCAGCTTCCCCTGGCATACCAGGGCTGGTTGTGGAGGGCGTCCAGCCCCAGAGAGAGCAGCCTGAGCTGGGCAGGCTGAGGAGGGAGAAGGCTGACCCCCAGAGCAGGctgagacagactgacagccCAGTAACCAGGGACCAGAGCTCCCG CATTGTGCAAGAGAACCTCCACAAAATGCGAGGGAACGTGGTGGCTCTGCTGTCAGCCATCCTGCCCCACCTGGACCTGCAGGGCATCAGCCTGGACACGCCAGACGTAGACAGCATCCTGCAGCAGATCATAGACGCCAACTCACTGTCTCCACTCTAG
- the LOC112255949 gene encoding MORC family CW-type zinc finger protein 3: MARFSEHGIRLSSMSPSFLNSNSTSHTWPFSAVAELIDNASDPGVTARQIWIDVVEEQQQLCLAFTDNGSGMTPNKLHKMLSFGFTEKGSGKGSHQAIGVYGNGFKSGSMRLGRDALIFTKNGGCLTVGMLSQSYLQAIKAQAVIVPIVPFNQQTKVLVVTEDSEASLNAILTHSLIHTQKELLQHFDSILSKKGTKILIWNIRRNKDGKPELDFETDEFDIRMPEIHLEETKTRGRKKSFPGPQRTDHTIPEMDYSLRAYLSILYLKPRTQIILRQKKVQTKLVAKSLSQIENDVYKPQFNKDRVKVTFGFNRKNKDHYGIMMYHKNRLIKSYEKVGYQIKSSGQRAGVGVIGVIECNFLKPAHNKQDFEYTKEYRLTLSSLGLKLNDYWNEMMEKKAREREFLAAEKKNEEEDEEEEEEESPVWLQCEDCLRWRRVPEGHYSSTPEHWSCSQNPNTMLRSCSLPEEAEESEEELTPSYQKKTYKKDQGLVRKRGRPRKHHVLPQGLSEPVLLRPLPRDAPSLCLSRSSSALCPVMPPASD; this comes from the exons ATGGCGAGGTTTAGCGAGCATGGGATTCGCCTCAGTTCC ATGAGTCCGTCCTTCCTGAATAGTAATTCAACAAGTCATACGTGGCCTTTCAGCGCAGTTGCAGAACTAATAG ATAATGCGTCAGACCCGGGCGTGACAGCCAGGCAGATCTGGATAGATGTGGTGGAGGAACAGCAACAGCTCTGTCTGGCCTTCACTGACAACGGCAGCGGCATGACCCCCAACAAACTGCACAAAATGCTCAG TTTTGGTTTCACAGAGAAAGGGTCTGGTAAGGGCAGCCACCAGGCCATCGGTGTCTATGGAAACGGCTTTAAGTCTGGCTCCATGCGTCTGGGTCGTGACGCTTTGATCTTCACTAAGAACGGAGGCTGTCTGACCGTCGGCATGCTGTCCCAGAGCTACCTACAGGCTATAAAGGCACAGGCTGTCATCGTCCCCATAGTGCCCTTCAACCAACAGACCA AGGTGCTGGTAGTGACTGAGGACTCTGAGGCCAGTCTGAATGCCATCCTGACCCACTCTCTGATCCACACTCAGAAGGAGCTGCTACAGCACTTTGACTCCATCCTCTCCAAGAAGGGCACTAAGATCCTCATCTGGAACATACGCAG GAACAAAGATGGTAAGCCGGAGCTGGATTTCGAGACAGATGAGTTTGACATCCGGATGCCAGAGATCCACTTAGAGGAGACCAAGACTAGAGGCAGGAAGAAGAGCTTCCCTGGACCGCAGAGGACTGACCACACCATCCCAGAGATGGACTACTCCCTGAGA GCCTACCTCAGCATCTTGTACCTGAAGCCTCGGACTCAGATCATCCTGCGACAGAAGAAGGTTCAGACCAAGCTGGTCGCCAAGAGCCTGTCGCAGATTGAGAACGATGTTTATAAACCCCAATTCAAT AAAGACAGAGTTAAGGTCACCTTTGGGTTCAACCGTAAGAACAAAGACCACTATGGCATCATGATGTACCACAAGAACCGCCTCATCAAGTCCTATGAGAAGGTTGGCTACCAGATCAAG tcatCAGGTCAGAGGGCAGGGGTTGGGGTTATTGGAGTCATTGAGTGCAACTTCCTGAAGCCGGCTCACAACAAGCAAGACTTTGAATACACCAAAGagtacag GCTGACCCTGTCGTCCCTGGGGCTGAAGCTCAACGACTACTGGAATGAGATGATGGAGAAAAAGGCGAGAGAACGAGAGTTCCTGGCAGCGGAGAAGAAGAatgaagaggaagatgaggaggaggaagaggagga GAGTCCAGTGTGGCTGCAGTGTGAGGACTGTCTGAGGTGGAGGCGTGTCCCAGAAGGCCACTACAGCTCCACCCCTGAACACTGGAGCTGCAGCCAGAACCCCAACACCATGCTCAG GAGCTGCTCTTTgccagaggaagcagaggagagtgaagaagagTTAACGCCAAGCTACCAGAAGAAGACCTACAAGAA GGACCAAGGCCTGGTCAGAAAACGAGGCCGTCCGCGGAAGCACCATGTACTCCCCCAAGGCCTGTCTGAGCCGGTCCTCCTCCGCCCTCTGCCCCGTGatgccccctccctctgtctgagcCGGTCCTCCTCCGCCCTCTGCCCCGTGATGCCCCCTGCCTCTGACTGA